The Canis lupus dingo isolate Sandy chromosome 26, ASM325472v2, whole genome shotgun sequence genome has a segment encoding these proteins:
- the SLC8B1 gene encoding mitochondrial sodium/calcium exchanger protein isoform X1 yields MASRQLNLQRVLSLFRVLLMVETVSGARGSLTEAHIGPQFSASGVNQTPMDDVSIQCREVCSLNVSDRCDFVRTTPDCRSQGGYLNYLEGIFCSFPPHLLPLAITLYAFWLFYLFLILGVTAAKFFCPNLSAISTTLRLSHNVAGVTFLAFGNGAPDIFSALVAFSDPRTAGLAFGALFGAGVLVTTVVAGGIAILRPFTAASRPFLRDIIFYMVAVLLTFTALYLGRVTLAWALGYLGLYVFYVLTVVLCTWIYRWQRRRSLVYSMPGTPEMLSDSEEEPVSSNSYDYSEEYRPLLFYQETTAQLLAQALNPLDYRKWRNKPVSWRVLKVFKLPVEFLLLLTVPVVDPDKEDGNWKRPLNCLHLVISPLVLALTLQSGAYGVYEIGGLVPVWAVVVIAGTVVAAVTFFATSNSEPPRFHWLFAFLGFLTSALWINAAATEVVNILRSLGVVFRLSNTVLGLTLLAWGNSIGDAFSDFTLARQGYPRMAFSACFGGIILNILVGVGLGCLLQISRSHTDVKLEPDGLLVWVLAGALGLSLVCSLVSVPLQCFQLNKVYGFFLLLFYSSFLVVALLTEFGVIHLKSV; encoded by the exons ATGGCCAGCAGACAGCTGAATCTGCAGCGGGTGCTGAGTTTGTTCCGTGTGCTGCTGATGGTGGAGACGGTGTCCGGGGCCAGGGGCTCACTTACAGAGGCCCACATCGGCCCTCAGTTTTCAGCCTCAGGTGTGAACCAGACGCCCATGGATGATGTGAGCATCCAG TGTCGTGAGGTGTGCAGCCTGAATGTCTCTGACCGTTGTGACTTCGTCCGGACCACCCCTGACTGCCGCAGCCAAGGGGGTTACCTGAATTACCTCGAAGGCATCTTCTGCAGCTTCCCacctcacctcctccctctggcCATCACACTCTAT gcTTTCTGGCTGTTTTACCTGTTTCTGATTCTGGGAGTCACCGCAGCAAAGTT CTTCTGCCCTAACTTGTCTGCCATCTCCACCACGCTCAGGCTCTCCCACAATGTGGCAG GCGTCACCTTCCTGGCATTTGGGAACGGCGCCCCTGACATCTTCAGCGCCCTGGTGGCTTTCTCGGATCCGCGCACAGCTGGCCTGGCCTTTGGGGCGCTGTTTG GTGCTGGTGTGCTGGTTACCACCGTGGTGGCCGGTGGCATCGCCATCCTGCGCCCCTTCACCGCCGCCTCCAGGCCCTTTCTCAGAGACATCATTTTCTACATGGTAGCCGTGCTCCTGACCTTCACCGCGCTCTACCTCGGCAGGGTCACGCTGGCATGGGCCCTGG GTTACCTAGGCTTGTACGTGTTTTATGTGCTCACTGTGGTTCTCTGCACCTGGATCTACCGATGGCAGCGGAGGAGATCCCTGGTCTACTCCATGCCAGGTACTCCAG AAATGCTCTCAGATTCTGAGGAGGAACCAGTGTCTTCCAACAGCTATGACTACA GTGAAGAGTACCGGCCACTGCTCTTCTACCAGGAGACTACGGCTCAGCTCCTGGCCCAGGCCCTCAACCCCCTGGATTACAGGAAGTGGAGGAACAAGCCGGTGTCCTGGAGGGTCCTCAAGGTGTTCAAG CTGCCCGTGGAGTTTCTGCTGCTGCTCACCGTCCCCGTCGTGGATCCTGACAAGGAGGATGGGAACTGGAAGCGGCCCCTCAACTGCCTGCACCTGGTGATCAGCCCGCTGGTCTTGGCCCTAACCCTGCAGTCGGGGGCCT ATGGTGTCTATGAGATAGGTGGCCTCGTTCCTGTCTGGGCCGTGGTGGTGATTGCGGGCACAGTCGTGGCTGCCGTGACCTTTTTCGCCACCTCCAACAGCGAGCCTCCCAGGTTTCACTGG CTCTTTGCCTTCCTGGGCTTCCTGACCAGCGCCCTGTGGATCAATGCTGCCGCCACAGAGGTGGTGAACATCTTGCGGTCCCTGGGAGTGGTCTTCAGGCTGAGCAACACTGTCCTGGGGCTTACTCTGCTGGCCTGGGGGAACAGCATAGGAG ATGCCTTCTCAGACTTCACGCTGGCCCGCCAGGGGTACCCACGGATGGCATTCTCTGCCTGTTTCGGCGGCATCATCTTGA ATATCCTGGTGGGCGTGGGGCTGGGTTGCCTGCTCCAGATCTCCAGGAGCCACACGGACGTGAAG CTGGAGCCAGATGGACTGTTGGTGTGGGTCTTGGCGGGCGCCCTGGGCCTCAGCCTCGTCTGCTCCCTGGTCTCGGTCCCCCTGCAGTGCTTCCAGCTGAACAAAGTCTACGgcttcttcctgcttctcttctACAGCAGCTTCCTCGTCGTGGCCCTGCTGACCGAATTTGGGGTGATTCACTTGAAAAGTGTGTGA
- the SLC8B1 gene encoding mitochondrial sodium/calcium exchanger protein isoform X5, producing MASRQLNLQRVLSLFRVLLMVETVSGARGSLTEAHIGPQFSASGVNQTPMDDVSIQCREVCSLNVSDRCDFVRTTPDCRSQGGYLNYLEGIFCSFPPHLLPLAITLYAFWLFYLFLILGVTAAKFFCPNLSAISTTLRLSHNVAGVTFLAFGNGAPDIFSALVAFSDPRTAGLAFGALFGAGVLVTTVVAGGIAILRPFTAASRPFLRDIIFYMVAVLLTFTALYLGRVTLAWALGYLGLYVFYVLTVVLCTWIYRWQRRRSLVYSMPGTPEMLSDSEEEPVSSNSYDYSEEYRPLLFYQETTAQLLAQALNPLDYRKWRNKPVSWRVLKVFKLPVEFLLLLTVPVVDPDKEDGNWKRPLNCLHLVISPLVLALTLQSGAYGVYEIGGLVPVWAVVVIAGTVVAAVTFFATSNSEPPRFHWLEPDGLLVWVLAGALGLSLVCSLVSVPLQCFQLNKVYGFFLLLFYSSFLVVALLTEFGVIHLKSV from the exons ATGGCCAGCAGACAGCTGAATCTGCAGCGGGTGCTGAGTTTGTTCCGTGTGCTGCTGATGGTGGAGACGGTGTCCGGGGCCAGGGGCTCACTTACAGAGGCCCACATCGGCCCTCAGTTTTCAGCCTCAGGTGTGAACCAGACGCCCATGGATGATGTGAGCATCCAG TGTCGTGAGGTGTGCAGCCTGAATGTCTCTGACCGTTGTGACTTCGTCCGGACCACCCCTGACTGCCGCAGCCAAGGGGGTTACCTGAATTACCTCGAAGGCATCTTCTGCAGCTTCCCacctcacctcctccctctggcCATCACACTCTAT gcTTTCTGGCTGTTTTACCTGTTTCTGATTCTGGGAGTCACCGCAGCAAAGTT CTTCTGCCCTAACTTGTCTGCCATCTCCACCACGCTCAGGCTCTCCCACAATGTGGCAG GCGTCACCTTCCTGGCATTTGGGAACGGCGCCCCTGACATCTTCAGCGCCCTGGTGGCTTTCTCGGATCCGCGCACAGCTGGCCTGGCCTTTGGGGCGCTGTTTG GTGCTGGTGTGCTGGTTACCACCGTGGTGGCCGGTGGCATCGCCATCCTGCGCCCCTTCACCGCCGCCTCCAGGCCCTTTCTCAGAGACATCATTTTCTACATGGTAGCCGTGCTCCTGACCTTCACCGCGCTCTACCTCGGCAGGGTCACGCTGGCATGGGCCCTGG GTTACCTAGGCTTGTACGTGTTTTATGTGCTCACTGTGGTTCTCTGCACCTGGATCTACCGATGGCAGCGGAGGAGATCCCTGGTCTACTCCATGCCAGGTACTCCAG AAATGCTCTCAGATTCTGAGGAGGAACCAGTGTCTTCCAACAGCTATGACTACA GTGAAGAGTACCGGCCACTGCTCTTCTACCAGGAGACTACGGCTCAGCTCCTGGCCCAGGCCCTCAACCCCCTGGATTACAGGAAGTGGAGGAACAAGCCGGTGTCCTGGAGGGTCCTCAAGGTGTTCAAG CTGCCCGTGGAGTTTCTGCTGCTGCTCACCGTCCCCGTCGTGGATCCTGACAAGGAGGATGGGAACTGGAAGCGGCCCCTCAACTGCCTGCACCTGGTGATCAGCCCGCTGGTCTTGGCCCTAACCCTGCAGTCGGGGGCCT ATGGTGTCTATGAGATAGGTGGCCTCGTTCCTGTCTGGGCCGTGGTGGTGATTGCGGGCACAGTCGTGGCTGCCGTGACCTTTTTCGCCACCTCCAACAGCGAGCCTCCCAGGTTTCACTGG CTGGAGCCAGATGGACTGTTGGTGTGGGTCTTGGCGGGCGCCCTGGGCCTCAGCCTCGTCTGCTCCCTGGTCTCGGTCCCCCTGCAGTGCTTCCAGCTGAACAAAGTCTACGgcttcttcctgcttctcttctACAGCAGCTTCCTCGTCGTGGCCCTGCTGACCGAATTTGGGGTGATTCACTTGAAAAGTGTGTGA
- the SLC8B1 gene encoding mitochondrial sodium/calcium exchanger protein isoform X2, whose protein sequence is MASRQLNLQRVLSLFRVLLMVETVSGARGSLTEAHIGPQFSASGVNQTPMDDCREVCSLNVSDRCDFVRTTPDCRSQGGYLNYLEGIFCSFPPHLLPLAITLYAFWLFYLFLILGVTAAKFFCPNLSAISTTLRLSHNVAGVTFLAFGNGAPDIFSALVAFSDPRTAGLAFGALFGAGVLVTTVVAGGIAILRPFTAASRPFLRDIIFYMVAVLLTFTALYLGRVTLAWALGYLGLYVFYVLTVVLCTWIYRWQRRRSLVYSMPGTPEMLSDSEEEPVSSNSYDYSEEYRPLLFYQETTAQLLAQALNPLDYRKWRNKPVSWRVLKVFKLPVEFLLLLTVPVVDPDKEDGNWKRPLNCLHLVISPLVLALTLQSGAYGVYEIGGLVPVWAVVVIAGTVVAAVTFFATSNSEPPRFHWLFAFLGFLTSALWINAAATEVVNILRSLGVVFRLSNTVLGLTLLAWGNSIGDAFSDFTLARQGYPRMAFSACFGGIILNILVGVGLGCLLQISRSHTDVKLEPDGLLVWVLAGALGLSLVCSLVSVPLQCFQLNKVYGFFLLLFYSSFLVVALLTEFGVIHLKSV, encoded by the exons ATGGCCAGCAGACAGCTGAATCTGCAGCGGGTGCTGAGTTTGTTCCGTGTGCTGCTGATGGTGGAGACGGTGTCCGGGGCCAGGGGCTCACTTACAGAGGCCCACATCGGCCCTCAGTTTTCAGCCTCAGGTGTGAACCAGACGCCCATGGATGAT TGTCGTGAGGTGTGCAGCCTGAATGTCTCTGACCGTTGTGACTTCGTCCGGACCACCCCTGACTGCCGCAGCCAAGGGGGTTACCTGAATTACCTCGAAGGCATCTTCTGCAGCTTCCCacctcacctcctccctctggcCATCACACTCTAT gcTTTCTGGCTGTTTTACCTGTTTCTGATTCTGGGAGTCACCGCAGCAAAGTT CTTCTGCCCTAACTTGTCTGCCATCTCCACCACGCTCAGGCTCTCCCACAATGTGGCAG GCGTCACCTTCCTGGCATTTGGGAACGGCGCCCCTGACATCTTCAGCGCCCTGGTGGCTTTCTCGGATCCGCGCACAGCTGGCCTGGCCTTTGGGGCGCTGTTTG GTGCTGGTGTGCTGGTTACCACCGTGGTGGCCGGTGGCATCGCCATCCTGCGCCCCTTCACCGCCGCCTCCAGGCCCTTTCTCAGAGACATCATTTTCTACATGGTAGCCGTGCTCCTGACCTTCACCGCGCTCTACCTCGGCAGGGTCACGCTGGCATGGGCCCTGG GTTACCTAGGCTTGTACGTGTTTTATGTGCTCACTGTGGTTCTCTGCACCTGGATCTACCGATGGCAGCGGAGGAGATCCCTGGTCTACTCCATGCCAGGTACTCCAG AAATGCTCTCAGATTCTGAGGAGGAACCAGTGTCTTCCAACAGCTATGACTACA GTGAAGAGTACCGGCCACTGCTCTTCTACCAGGAGACTACGGCTCAGCTCCTGGCCCAGGCCCTCAACCCCCTGGATTACAGGAAGTGGAGGAACAAGCCGGTGTCCTGGAGGGTCCTCAAGGTGTTCAAG CTGCCCGTGGAGTTTCTGCTGCTGCTCACCGTCCCCGTCGTGGATCCTGACAAGGAGGATGGGAACTGGAAGCGGCCCCTCAACTGCCTGCACCTGGTGATCAGCCCGCTGGTCTTGGCCCTAACCCTGCAGTCGGGGGCCT ATGGTGTCTATGAGATAGGTGGCCTCGTTCCTGTCTGGGCCGTGGTGGTGATTGCGGGCACAGTCGTGGCTGCCGTGACCTTTTTCGCCACCTCCAACAGCGAGCCTCCCAGGTTTCACTGG CTCTTTGCCTTCCTGGGCTTCCTGACCAGCGCCCTGTGGATCAATGCTGCCGCCACAGAGGTGGTGAACATCTTGCGGTCCCTGGGAGTGGTCTTCAGGCTGAGCAACACTGTCCTGGGGCTTACTCTGCTGGCCTGGGGGAACAGCATAGGAG ATGCCTTCTCAGACTTCACGCTGGCCCGCCAGGGGTACCCACGGATGGCATTCTCTGCCTGTTTCGGCGGCATCATCTTGA ATATCCTGGTGGGCGTGGGGCTGGGTTGCCTGCTCCAGATCTCCAGGAGCCACACGGACGTGAAG CTGGAGCCAGATGGACTGTTGGTGTGGGTCTTGGCGGGCGCCCTGGGCCTCAGCCTCGTCTGCTCCCTGGTCTCGGTCCCCCTGCAGTGCTTCCAGCTGAACAAAGTCTACGgcttcttcctgcttctcttctACAGCAGCTTCCTCGTCGTGGCCCTGCTGACCGAATTTGGGGTGATTCACTTGAAAAGTGTGTGA
- the SLC8B1 gene encoding mitochondrial sodium/calcium exchanger protein isoform X3: MASRQLNLQRVLSLFRVLLMVETVSGARGSLTEAHIGPQFSASGVNQTPMDDVSIQCREVCSLNVSDRCDFVRTTPDCRSQGGYLNYLEGIFCSFPPHLLPLAITLYAFWLFYLFLILGVTAAKFFCPNLSAISTTLRLSHNVAGVTFLAFGNGAPDIFSALVAFSDPRTAGLAFGALFGAGVLVTTVVAGGIAILRPFTAASRPFLRDIIFYMVAVLLTFTALYLGRVTLAWALGYLGLYVFYVLTVVLCTWIYRWQRRRSLVYSMPGTPEMLSDSEEEPVSSNSYDYSEEYRPLLFYQETTAQLLAQALNPLDYRKWRNKPVSWRVLKVFKLPVEFLLLLTVPVVDPDKEDGNWKRPLNCLHLVISPLVLALTLQSGAYGVYEIGGLVPVWAVVVIAGTVVAAVTFFATSNSEPPRFHWLFAFLGFLTSALWINAAATEVVNILRSLGVVFRLSNTVLGLTLLAWGNSIGDAFSDFTLARQGYPRMAFSACFGGIILKSRVGCPTNGATQVPWKVCFPKSWSQMDCWCGSWRAPWASASSAPWSRSPCSASS; the protein is encoded by the exons ATGGCCAGCAGACAGCTGAATCTGCAGCGGGTGCTGAGTTTGTTCCGTGTGCTGCTGATGGTGGAGACGGTGTCCGGGGCCAGGGGCTCACTTACAGAGGCCCACATCGGCCCTCAGTTTTCAGCCTCAGGTGTGAACCAGACGCCCATGGATGATGTGAGCATCCAG TGTCGTGAGGTGTGCAGCCTGAATGTCTCTGACCGTTGTGACTTCGTCCGGACCACCCCTGACTGCCGCAGCCAAGGGGGTTACCTGAATTACCTCGAAGGCATCTTCTGCAGCTTCCCacctcacctcctccctctggcCATCACACTCTAT gcTTTCTGGCTGTTTTACCTGTTTCTGATTCTGGGAGTCACCGCAGCAAAGTT CTTCTGCCCTAACTTGTCTGCCATCTCCACCACGCTCAGGCTCTCCCACAATGTGGCAG GCGTCACCTTCCTGGCATTTGGGAACGGCGCCCCTGACATCTTCAGCGCCCTGGTGGCTTTCTCGGATCCGCGCACAGCTGGCCTGGCCTTTGGGGCGCTGTTTG GTGCTGGTGTGCTGGTTACCACCGTGGTGGCCGGTGGCATCGCCATCCTGCGCCCCTTCACCGCCGCCTCCAGGCCCTTTCTCAGAGACATCATTTTCTACATGGTAGCCGTGCTCCTGACCTTCACCGCGCTCTACCTCGGCAGGGTCACGCTGGCATGGGCCCTGG GTTACCTAGGCTTGTACGTGTTTTATGTGCTCACTGTGGTTCTCTGCACCTGGATCTACCGATGGCAGCGGAGGAGATCCCTGGTCTACTCCATGCCAGGTACTCCAG AAATGCTCTCAGATTCTGAGGAGGAACCAGTGTCTTCCAACAGCTATGACTACA GTGAAGAGTACCGGCCACTGCTCTTCTACCAGGAGACTACGGCTCAGCTCCTGGCCCAGGCCCTCAACCCCCTGGATTACAGGAAGTGGAGGAACAAGCCGGTGTCCTGGAGGGTCCTCAAGGTGTTCAAG CTGCCCGTGGAGTTTCTGCTGCTGCTCACCGTCCCCGTCGTGGATCCTGACAAGGAGGATGGGAACTGGAAGCGGCCCCTCAACTGCCTGCACCTGGTGATCAGCCCGCTGGTCTTGGCCCTAACCCTGCAGTCGGGGGCCT ATGGTGTCTATGAGATAGGTGGCCTCGTTCCTGTCTGGGCCGTGGTGGTGATTGCGGGCACAGTCGTGGCTGCCGTGACCTTTTTCGCCACCTCCAACAGCGAGCCTCCCAGGTTTCACTGG CTCTTTGCCTTCCTGGGCTTCCTGACCAGCGCCCTGTGGATCAATGCTGCCGCCACAGAGGTGGTGAACATCTTGCGGTCCCTGGGAGTGGTCTTCAGGCTGAGCAACACTGTCCTGGGGCTTACTCTGCTGGCCTGGGGGAACAGCATAGGAG ATGCCTTCTCAGACTTCACGCTGGCCCGCCAGGGGTACCCACGGATGGCATTCTCTGCCTGTTTCGGCGGCATCATCTTGA agtcaagagtcGGATGTCccaccaacggagccacccaggtgccctggaaagtTTGCTTTCCTAAAAG CTGGAGCCAGATGGACTGTTGGTGTGGGTCTTGGCGGGCGCCCTGGGCCTCAGCCTCGTCTGCTCCCTGGTCTCGGTCCCCCTGCAGTGCTTCCAGCTGA
- the SLC8B1 gene encoding mitochondrial sodium/calcium exchanger protein isoform X4: MASRQLNLQRVLSLFRVLLMVETVSGARGSLTEAHIGPQFSASGVNQTPMDDVSIQCREVCSLNVSDRCDFVRTTPDCRSQGGYLNYLEGIFCSFPPHLLPLAITLYAFWLFYLFLILGVTAAKFFCPNLSAISTTLRLSHNVAGVTFLAFGNGAPDIFSALVAFSDPRTAGLAFGALFGAGVLVTTVVAGGIAILRPFTAASRPFLRDIIFYMVAVLLTFTALYLGRVTLAWALGYLGLYVFYVLTVVLCTWIYRWQRRRSLVYSMPGTPEMLSDSEEEPVSSNSYDYSEEYRPLLFYQETTAQLLAQALNPLDYRKWRNKPVSWRVLKVFKLPVEFLLLLTVPVVDPDKEDGNWKRPLNCLHLVISPLVLALTLQSGAYGVYEIGGLVPVWAVVVIAGTVVAAVTFFATSNSEPPRFHWLFAFLGFLTSALWINAAATEVVNILRSLGVVFRLSNTVLGLTLLAWGNSIGDAFSDFTLARQGYPRMAFSACFGGIILNILVGVGLGCLLQISRSHTDVKGGAVCSICMEHVHVTDGLGFLGLLGHMTSS, translated from the exons ATGGCCAGCAGACAGCTGAATCTGCAGCGGGTGCTGAGTTTGTTCCGTGTGCTGCTGATGGTGGAGACGGTGTCCGGGGCCAGGGGCTCACTTACAGAGGCCCACATCGGCCCTCAGTTTTCAGCCTCAGGTGTGAACCAGACGCCCATGGATGATGTGAGCATCCAG TGTCGTGAGGTGTGCAGCCTGAATGTCTCTGACCGTTGTGACTTCGTCCGGACCACCCCTGACTGCCGCAGCCAAGGGGGTTACCTGAATTACCTCGAAGGCATCTTCTGCAGCTTCCCacctcacctcctccctctggcCATCACACTCTAT gcTTTCTGGCTGTTTTACCTGTTTCTGATTCTGGGAGTCACCGCAGCAAAGTT CTTCTGCCCTAACTTGTCTGCCATCTCCACCACGCTCAGGCTCTCCCACAATGTGGCAG GCGTCACCTTCCTGGCATTTGGGAACGGCGCCCCTGACATCTTCAGCGCCCTGGTGGCTTTCTCGGATCCGCGCACAGCTGGCCTGGCCTTTGGGGCGCTGTTTG GTGCTGGTGTGCTGGTTACCACCGTGGTGGCCGGTGGCATCGCCATCCTGCGCCCCTTCACCGCCGCCTCCAGGCCCTTTCTCAGAGACATCATTTTCTACATGGTAGCCGTGCTCCTGACCTTCACCGCGCTCTACCTCGGCAGGGTCACGCTGGCATGGGCCCTGG GTTACCTAGGCTTGTACGTGTTTTATGTGCTCACTGTGGTTCTCTGCACCTGGATCTACCGATGGCAGCGGAGGAGATCCCTGGTCTACTCCATGCCAGGTACTCCAG AAATGCTCTCAGATTCTGAGGAGGAACCAGTGTCTTCCAACAGCTATGACTACA GTGAAGAGTACCGGCCACTGCTCTTCTACCAGGAGACTACGGCTCAGCTCCTGGCCCAGGCCCTCAACCCCCTGGATTACAGGAAGTGGAGGAACAAGCCGGTGTCCTGGAGGGTCCTCAAGGTGTTCAAG CTGCCCGTGGAGTTTCTGCTGCTGCTCACCGTCCCCGTCGTGGATCCTGACAAGGAGGATGGGAACTGGAAGCGGCCCCTCAACTGCCTGCACCTGGTGATCAGCCCGCTGGTCTTGGCCCTAACCCTGCAGTCGGGGGCCT ATGGTGTCTATGAGATAGGTGGCCTCGTTCCTGTCTGGGCCGTGGTGGTGATTGCGGGCACAGTCGTGGCTGCCGTGACCTTTTTCGCCACCTCCAACAGCGAGCCTCCCAGGTTTCACTGG CTCTTTGCCTTCCTGGGCTTCCTGACCAGCGCCCTGTGGATCAATGCTGCCGCCACAGAGGTGGTGAACATCTTGCGGTCCCTGGGAGTGGTCTTCAGGCTGAGCAACACTGTCCTGGGGCTTACTCTGCTGGCCTGGGGGAACAGCATAGGAG ATGCCTTCTCAGACTTCACGCTGGCCCGCCAGGGGTACCCACGGATGGCATTCTCTGCCTGTTTCGGCGGCATCATCTTGA ATATCCTGGTGGGCGTGGGGCTGGGTTGCCTGCTCCAGATCTCCAGGAGCCACACGGACGTGAAG GGGGGAGCAGTTTGCAGCATCTGCATGGAACATGTACATGTAACGGACGGTCTcggtttcctagggctgctagGACACATGACCTCAAGCTAG